The following are encoded together in the Bacteroidales bacterium MB20-C3-3 genome:
- a CDS encoding nicotinate phosphoribosyltransferase yields the protein MEPCTLYNEGVNSMHILETSYCSDKYQYTMGKTFHDLGLENKRAVFNLFYRSAPDKNNWAVVSGVEQAIEMVKALGGQEESFFEKFLPGEEYSSYRKYLANMKFTGNIYAMEEGEIAFPTQPVITVEGPLIEAQVLETPLLTIMNHQMAIATKASRVTRSTSKPVSEFGSRRAHGPWAAIYGAKAAYIGGCSSTSNILTSQKFGVPVTGTMAHSFITAFGCTIAGELEAFNAYIKTHFGEPLILLVDTYDTLRCGVKNAIKAFKQNGVDDSYPASFGIRLDSGDLTYLSIKTREMLDDAGLRKCRIFATNSLDEYIIAEIERQGAMIDSYGVGDAIATSKHNPCFGNVYKLVEIDGTGVLKRSEDKSKAINPGFQITYRIISNGHFKGDITCLRGDATSQKIENGEEFTLRDEFDDTKITSIRAGSYTYKTLQNPVMQGGEIIIKGKPVAERRNYYLSNLQCLNETQTRLINPHFYKVDISDELYDLKNGLIESLINEIKNFNEE from the coding sequence GTGGAGCCTTGTACTCTCTACAATGAAGGGGTAAATTCCATGCACATTCTTGAAACATCATACTGCTCAGATAAGTATCAGTATACAATGGGCAAAACATTTCATGACCTTGGTCTTGAGAACAAAAGGGCCGTTTTCAACCTATTCTACAGAAGCGCACCTGATAAAAATAACTGGGCTGTTGTAAGCGGAGTTGAGCAGGCAATTGAAATGGTTAAAGCTCTTGGAGGTCAGGAGGAGTCGTTTTTTGAAAAATTTCTGCCGGGAGAGGAGTACTCTTCATACAGAAAATACCTTGCAAATATGAAATTTACAGGAAACATATATGCAATGGAGGAGGGTGAGATTGCCTTTCCCACACAGCCTGTTATTACAGTAGAGGGGCCGCTTATTGAGGCACAAGTTCTTGAGACTCCTCTTCTTACCATTATGAATCATCAAATGGCAATTGCCACTAAGGCCTCGAGAGTTACAAGAAGTACATCAAAACCTGTTAGTGAATTTGGCTCCAGAAGAGCACATGGTCCCTGGGCAGCTATTTACGGAGCAAAAGCTGCGTATATAGGCGGCTGCTCTAGTACCTCAAATATTCTTACATCGCAAAAGTTTGGAGTTCCTGTTACCGGAACAATGGCACACAGCTTTATTACTGCATTTGGGTGTACCATTGCTGGGGAACTTGAAGCCTTTAACGCTTACATTAAGACTCACTTTGGAGAGCCTCTGATTCTGCTTGTTGACACATACGACACCCTTAGATGCGGAGTGAAGAACGCAATTAAAGCGTTCAAACAAAATGGTGTTGATGACAGCTATCCGGCAAGTTTTGGAATAAGACTGGATAGCGGGGACTTAACCTACTTGTCAATTAAGACTAGAGAGATGCTTGATGATGCAGGGCTTAGAAAATGCAGGATTTTTGCCACAAATTCTCTTGACGAGTACATTATTGCCGAGATTGAGAGACAGGGTGCAATGATTGACTCTTACGGAGTCGGAGACGCCATTGCAACAAGTAAACACAATCCATGCTTTGGAAATGTTTATAAACTTGTAGAGATTGATGGGACAGGTGTTCTGAAAAGATCTGAAGATAAGAGCAAAGCTATTAATCCGGGTTTTCAGATTACATACAGGATTATAAGTAATGGACATTTTAAGGGAGATATTACCTGCCTCAGAGGGGATGCTACCTCTCAGAAAATTGAGAATGGTGAGGAGTTTACCCTTAGAGATGAGTTTGACGACACTAAAATTACATCCATCAGAGCAGGGTCGTATACATATAAAACATTGCAAAATCCTGTTATGCAGGGAGGAGAAATAATTATCAAAGGGAAGCCTGTTGCAGAACGGAGAAATTACTACCTTAGCAACCTTCAATGTTTGAATGAAACGCAGACCAGACTTATCAATCCTCACTTTTATAAGGTTGATATCTCTGATGAGCTTTATGATCTTAAAAATGGTTTAATTGAATCACTTATTAACGAGATTAAGAACTTCAATGAAGAGTGA
- a CDS encoding Hpt domain-containing protein: MESNPVIIDDTHFNREELLEKIDSDLEVVELLFESVRGQVPDYISSIAEVVERYNSGGNLPQESLETLRFASHSIKGSAYNICFNRLGNIAKAIEMTAREWGNPHTEHKGEMLPHLFVQLTDEWSLVLSTMKG, encoded by the coding sequence ATGGAGAGTAATCCGGTTATTATTGACGATACCCACTTCAACAGAGAGGAACTTCTTGAAAAGATTGATTCAGATTTAGAGGTAGTTGAGTTGTTGTTCGAGAGTGTAAGGGGTCAGGTCCCGGATTACATTAGTTCAATAGCTGAGGTTGTAGAGAGATATAACTCTGGAGGCAATCTTCCTCAGGAATCTCTTGAAACTCTAAGATTTGCATCTCATTCAATTAAAGGCTCTGCATACAATATATGTTTCAACAGGCTTGGCAATATAGCTAAAGCCATTGAAATGACTGCCAGGGAGTGGGGTAATCCCCACACAGAGCACAAAGGGGAGATGCTCCCTCACCTTTTTGTACAACTAACAGATGAGTGGAGCCTTGTACTCTCTACAATGAAGGGGTAA